A portion of the uncultured Draconibacterium sp. genome contains these proteins:
- a CDS encoding metallophosphoesterase, with protein sequence MKIQYCSDLHLEFPKNKKYLLENPMTPGGDILILAGDIVPFKVMNEHNDFWDYVSSNFRYTYWVPGNHEYYYSEIEERSGKFVEKIRSNVLLVNNTSFVHDGVRLIFTTLWTALSGVNQFAIQQQLSDFRVIKNKGRVFAPDDYNQIHNACLSSLKQELAKNNCEQTVVVTHHVPTMLNYPEKYNGSILNAAFAVELHDLIADSDIDCWIFGHHHQNGSDFTIEKTKLLTNQLGYVEFNEHIGFSGSKCIIV encoded by the coding sequence GTGAAAATACAATATTGCTCAGATTTACATTTGGAATTTCCAAAGAATAAGAAGTATTTATTGGAGAATCCAATGACGCCAGGTGGAGATATTCTTATATTGGCTGGCGACATTGTGCCTTTTAAGGTTATGAATGAGCACAATGATTTCTGGGATTATGTATCATCTAATTTTCGTTACACATATTGGGTACCGGGCAATCATGAATATTATTATTCCGAGATAGAAGAACGTTCGGGAAAGTTTGTTGAAAAAATACGCAGCAATGTTCTTTTGGTTAACAACACTTCATTTGTACACGATGGAGTGAGATTAATTTTCACAACTCTGTGGACTGCTTTGTCGGGTGTTAATCAATTTGCGATACAGCAACAATTATCCGATTTCAGGGTGATAAAAAACAAAGGTCGTGTATTCGCTCCTGATGATTATAATCAAATACACAATGCCTGTTTGAGTTCCCTAAAGCAAGAATTAGCTAAAAACAATTGCGAGCAAACCGTAGTGGTAACTCATCATGTTCCTACAATGCTGAATTATCCCGAAAAATATAATGGCAGTATTTTAAATGCTGCTTTTGCTGTTGAGTTACATGATTTAATAGCGGACTCGGATATTGATTGCTGGATATTTGGTCACCACCATCAAAATGGTTCCGATTTTACAATTGAAAAAACAAAATTGCTAACCAATCAGCTCGGCTATGTTGAGTTTAATGAGCACATAGGATTTTCAGGTAGCAAATGTATTATTGTTTGA
- a CDS encoding helix-turn-helix domain-containing protein encodes MVNLQEYIKEVLGETIVVSRLPEHKVSKLPMYVTQLYKIYTTRLLGTELVLVQLVDEDNISIAQTEKHLSNLKKLFNKTVVLILNRVVSYNRSRLTKKKVNFIVPGKQLFLPEMLVDLKDGDTKRNSFKEQQKLIPSAQIIVLYQILGLSELWDIEQMPFKEIALKLDYSPMAISKAVDNLQALGLITIAGEKEKYIQFNHEKVKLWGKIEENDFWNYPVFKRVYIDELPAGIKTWDCNTSALPEYSDMNPSRQNYVAIGRTEYNRLNKQNLLSNANPTEGNYCLEVWKYNPGLLTDTAAFPELTVDPLSLYLTLKNTTDERIEMALEQIKEKYIYG; translated from the coding sequence ATGGTAAATCTTCAGGAATATATAAAGGAAGTACTCGGCGAAACAATTGTTGTGAGCCGATTGCCTGAACACAAGGTGTCGAAACTTCCAATGTATGTAACACAATTGTATAAAATTTACACAACCAGACTTCTGGGTACAGAATTGGTATTGGTACAACTTGTCGATGAAGATAATATATCAATTGCCCAGACCGAGAAACACTTAAGCAATTTAAAGAAGCTATTCAATAAAACCGTAGTTCTTATACTTAACCGTGTGGTGTCATATAACCGTAGCAGGCTGACAAAAAAGAAAGTGAATTTTATCGTGCCTGGGAAACAGCTTTTTCTGCCCGAAATGTTGGTTGATTTAAAAGACGGCGACACAAAAAGAAATTCATTTAAAGAACAACAGAAATTAATACCATCAGCACAAATTATAGTTCTATACCAGATTTTAGGATTAAGTGAGTTGTGGGATATTGAGCAGATGCCTTTTAAAGAAATAGCTTTAAAGCTGGATTATTCTCCAATGGCAATTAGCAAAGCTGTTGACAATCTTCAGGCACTTGGCCTAATTACAATTGCTGGTGAAAAAGAAAAATACATTCAATTCAATCACGAAAAAGTAAAGCTTTGGGGAAAAATTGAGGAAAACGATTTCTGGAATTATCCAGTATTTAAACGGGTTTATATCGACGAACTTCCTGCTGGCATAAAAACATGGGACTGTAATACATCTGCCCTACCCGAATACTCAGATATGAATCCGAGCCGACAAAATTATGTGGCTATAGGAAGAACTGAATACAACAGATTAAACAAGCAAAACCTACTTTCAAATGCAAATCCTACAGAAGGAAACTATTGCTTGGAAGTTTGGAAATATAATCCAGGGCTCTTAACTGATACTGCAGCTTTTCCTGAGTTAACAGTTGACCCCTTATCTTTGTATTTGACCCTGAAAAATACTACAGACGAAAGAATTGAAATGGCATTGGAACAAATAAAAGAAAAATATATCTATGGTTAG
- a CDS encoding TM0106 family RecB-like putative nuclease, whose translation MKKTKNFIQFSASDLVNYLGCKHLTQLDRQLVTGEINPPDWQNPALAFLQEKGIEHENAYISHLKTQGLSVLELDGNSTKATIDAIRQGYDIITQARFQKDGYVGIADILRKIDGKSEMGDYHYEIEDTKLAHETKAGTVLQLCLYSELIGEIQGRNPEKMYVVKPGDDFPTDTFRFAEFEAYYNLVKSQFQNVMGKEPVPTYPLPVAKCDTCRWWKECNQKWHNDDHLSLVAGIRTPQIVELNKQGIATLNKYAKEDRPYREEPKQGNIETYTKIHKQAGVQLESRVEGKLVYQLNPVEELRGLNRLPIPSCGDMYFDIEGDHFYEEGGMEYLFGIYVKEDNKFVYKGYWAKNRREEKKAFADFMNLVMAQWKKYPDFHIYHYAPYEPSAVKRLASRTASYEEEVDKLLRAEIFIDLYSVTKESLIAGVESYSLKNIEQFTGYERKANLHLASDARRRMSVALDFKDFSSMNPIDFDLIELYNMDDCVATYELHEWLEAIYQEQIANGAKLDRPEVKTGDASEAVEEIDAKAQALYHGLVSTLPEDPEEWNNEDKARWLLAHQVEYYRREMKSAWWEFFRLNDMDNDDLLAERKGLGSLQLIGEHPDTKRVKIHTYSYPAQEISLEKGKELFEPKGAKVGTIHDFSLEEKIVHIKKTGTTNNVHPNSLFIKDIVSTQSLVPALHRFAQKSIDIGVNGDGAFRAGRDLLLKNSLRLYPDIKIEQEAGETTEDLTLRLALALNNGVLPVQGPPGTGKTYLGGGLIAELAAQGKKVGVTAVSHKVIRNLLDKALERAKEKGFPIEIKHKGKPDAKDPVIIKTKNEAIAALNTGAVVGGTSWLWAADDFENELDYLFVDEAGQMSLTNVLTISRAAKNIILLGDPQQLEQPQKGTHPENADISALEHILDGHQTMPADRGIFLETTWRLNPNIADYTSKLFYEGRLNARDGLEKQIIEGNSAFNGGGLYLVPVIHEGNQSQSIQEVEKIVEIVKDILSSRLTWTDRENNSFPIGTDDIKIIAPYNAQVSLLKQKIPEIAIGTVDKFQGQEAPIVIYSMTSSSPQDAPRGMSFLYSPNRLNVATSRAKCISILVASPLLFEAECNTIEQMKWANGLCLYKEMATEIN comes from the coding sequence ATGAAAAAAACAAAAAATTTTATTCAATTCTCAGCATCCGATCTGGTTAATTATTTAGGATGTAAGCACCTTACCCAATTAGATAGGCAACTTGTTACTGGTGAGATAAATCCCCCTGACTGGCAAAATCCTGCCCTTGCTTTTCTACAAGAGAAAGGGATAGAACACGAGAATGCATACATTTCACATCTAAAAACTCAAGGTCTAAGTGTGCTGGAATTAGATGGTAATTCAACAAAAGCAACCATAGATGCAATAAGACAAGGTTATGATATTATCACCCAGGCACGTTTTCAAAAAGATGGTTACGTTGGTATCGCTGACATTCTCAGAAAGATTGATGGGAAAAGTGAAATGGGAGATTACCATTACGAAATTGAAGACACCAAACTGGCACATGAAACCAAAGCAGGAACGGTACTCCAGTTATGCTTATACTCTGAGCTAATTGGTGAAATACAAGGTCGAAATCCGGAAAAAATGTACGTAGTAAAACCCGGAGATGATTTTCCAACCGATACCTTTCGCTTTGCGGAATTTGAAGCTTATTACAATTTAGTAAAAAGCCAGTTTCAGAATGTAATGGGAAAAGAGCCGGTTCCAACCTATCCATTGCCTGTTGCCAAATGCGATACATGCCGATGGTGGAAAGAATGTAATCAGAAATGGCACAACGATGACCACTTATCTTTGGTTGCCGGTATTCGCACACCTCAAATCGTTGAACTAAATAAGCAGGGAATAGCCACACTTAATAAATATGCCAAAGAAGATAGACCATATCGGGAAGAGCCCAAACAAGGGAACATTGAAACCTACACCAAAATTCACAAACAAGCCGGAGTTCAATTAGAAAGTCGTGTAGAAGGCAAATTAGTTTATCAATTGAATCCGGTTGAAGAATTACGTGGATTAAACAGGCTTCCTATTCCTTCTTGTGGAGATATGTATTTTGATATTGAAGGTGACCATTTTTATGAAGAAGGTGGTATGGAATACCTGTTTGGAATATACGTAAAAGAGGACAATAAATTTGTTTATAAAGGTTATTGGGCTAAAAATCGTAGAGAGGAAAAGAAGGCTTTTGCAGATTTTATGAATTTAGTAATGGCACAATGGAAAAAATATCCTGACTTTCATATATACCATTATGCCCCTTATGAGCCTTCAGCAGTAAAAAGATTAGCTTCCAGAACTGCCAGCTACGAAGAAGAAGTTGACAAACTGCTTCGGGCTGAAATATTTATCGATTTATATTCCGTAACTAAAGAAAGTCTAATAGCCGGTGTTGAGAGTTATTCTCTAAAAAATATTGAGCAATTTACAGGGTACGAACGCAAGGCAAATCTTCATTTAGCAAGTGATGCCAGAAGAAGAATGTCAGTTGCTTTAGATTTTAAAGATTTCTCTTCTATGAATCCGATAGATTTCGATTTAATTGAGCTTTATAACATGGACGATTGTGTGGCTACTTATGAATTACATGAGTGGTTGGAAGCCATTTATCAGGAGCAAATTGCAAATGGAGCGAAACTGGATAGGCCTGAAGTAAAAACAGGTGATGCCAGTGAGGCGGTAGAGGAAATAGACGCCAAAGCTCAAGCTTTATATCACGGTTTGGTATCAACATTACCCGAAGATCCTGAAGAATGGAACAACGAAGATAAAGCGAGATGGCTTTTGGCACACCAAGTGGAATATTATCGTCGTGAAATGAAAAGTGCCTGGTGGGAGTTCTTCAGATTAAACGACATGGACAATGATGATCTTCTTGCAGAGAGAAAAGGTTTGGGGAGTCTTCAGTTAATAGGCGAACATCCTGATACCAAAAGAGTAAAAATTCATACCTATAGTTACCCTGCACAGGAAATATCTCTAGAAAAAGGCAAAGAGCTATTTGAACCTAAAGGGGCAAAAGTGGGAACAATTCACGATTTTTCTTTGGAAGAAAAAATCGTACACATAAAGAAAACTGGCACAACCAATAATGTTCATCCAAACTCTCTATTTATAAAAGACATCGTAAGTACACAGAGCCTTGTCCCAGCCTTACACCGATTTGCGCAAAAATCAATTGATATTGGGGTTAATGGTGATGGAGCCTTTCGCGCCGGAAGAGACTTATTATTAAAGAACTCTTTGCGATTGTATCCCGATATTAAAATTGAACAAGAAGCCGGAGAAACAACGGAAGATCTTACACTAAGATTAGCACTAGCACTCAACAATGGAGTACTCCCCGTTCAAGGTCCTCCAGGAACCGGTAAAACTTATTTAGGTGGTGGTTTAATTGCGGAGTTAGCCGCTCAAGGAAAAAAGGTTGGTGTTACTGCTGTTAGTCACAAAGTAATCCGAAATTTGTTGGATAAAGCATTGGAACGGGCAAAGGAAAAAGGCTTCCCAATTGAAATTAAACACAAGGGAAAACCTGACGCAAAAGATCCTGTTATTATTAAAACGAAAAATGAGGCCATTGCCGCTCTAAATACTGGGGCTGTTGTAGGAGGTACTTCCTGGTTATGGGCAGCCGATGATTTCGAGAATGAATTGGATTATCTTTTTGTTGATGAAGCCGGACAAATGTCTCTCACAAATGTGCTTACTATCTCAAGAGCAGCAAAAAACATAATTCTTCTTGGTGATCCTCAACAATTGGAGCAGCCCCAAAAAGGAACACACCCCGAGAATGCAGATATTTCAGCACTTGAACACATATTAGACGGGCATCAAACCATGCCGGCAGATAGAGGTATATTTCTTGAAACGACCTGGAGACTTAATCCAAATATTGCTGATTATACATCTAAACTATTTTACGAAGGCAGATTAAATGCTAGGGACGGACTAGAAAAACAAATAATTGAAGGGAATTCGGCATTTAATGGAGGAGGCCTGTATCTCGTTCCTGTTATTCATGAGGGAAATCAAAGCCAGTCGATTCAAGAAGTCGAAAAAATTGTGGAGATTGTAAAAGATATATTATCCTCTCGTTTAACCTGGACAGATAGAGAAAATAACTCGTTCCCAATTGGAACAGACGATATAAAAATTATTGCGCCTTATAATGCACAGGTAAGTTTATTAAAACAGAAAATACCAGAAATAGCCATCGGAACTGTTGACAAGTTTCAGGGACAGGAAGCACCAATCGTTATTTATTCCATGACCAGTTCCTCACCGCAGGATGCTCCGCGGGGTATGAGTTTCTTATACAGTCCCAATAGGTTAAATGTAGCTACAAGTCGAGCCAAATGTATTAGCATCCTTGTTGCTTCTCCACTTCTCTTTGAAGCAGAGTGTAATACTATCGAGCAAATGAAATGGGCTAACGGATTGTGTCTTTATAAGGAGATGGCAACGGAAATAAACTAA
- a CDS encoding SH3 domain-containing protein: MKLSWKETKRAIILLIIAISLISFSAFSQNSYVATSDLNLRAGAGTSYAPLAVILKGDTVIMLGDTSRYWVKIQYQDKIGYSSKEYLQKVQLKEDLGQDIVLEQSESNSFSAIVITLAVLIFIVLVLTQIGKGHRNISFAKFLSFFFGTFGFQKYYLGQSSNGTLSIMFCWTFVPTIVGIIDFVKLASMSEENFNMKYNGVISNPKKSKKTPPKAAKSKAAKIINVEKKKSQNEAKEYAVSLYKEGLYIEEILTELVKAGYKMPNGDEIINFSQVKFLVRRILPNATFEAKPKELDKTSKKNSKTSVEKTYRKIESAAKKNHSSSSSTKEVSVTQNIDSDLRRLAEKEYPDSIAMQEFTYKRQVEAKLFLEKVTDEEIKEFVKNENPNDYSVQKYNYEQQIEAKAFMAKASDEEVKQFVLNENPKDYALQRYNYEQQIGAKAFMAKVSDKEAKEYALRANPSDYSLQKYNYEQQVDAKAFMAKASDKEIKEHVETEYPKDYEMQKYLYEEQIVLPPRERQTVNRSNEEIIDVNSEEFDLNIEHAMQSPGNTLEPPYWGHTYVYSYDELNYASKAQKEFYHFFREKVLNGEFVDIKGYTNYAFILYFDVLNEYDKHHDIKLLEEQFKLIGEICPKTKRYSLMSLQDLLRKRTDSYSVDKLDNLQDPSYQFEHGYSDYDPDAYKLGKQYKEKLGLNKQEVAWLNKFWNPANVFISIEGCCIATIKQYLLVIRNLNRVLKPKDTSIAKETNYFKEKLFDNKEIADSYWGYYDNSYMKQKVESEIYLAIFKRVENSVREFYGHKRKVGSNPYYEFEGEFESRIGIYVDELVVKYQGEIILPDIETQIELNSQNVNRWKNEFNELKNSYQNTNKSKFIDGILTLEETNQKNPNIENIFFEASKFISKYDKVQSLRYYAKYIYYDLKSKKIDNKQLTKTVQKSLFKSEEQIDTFKRIISELVNTSDIKKALTEIDNIYIPKRKKIKLDKTEIEEVEQKHDGTVKLLNEYLDDGADELESENGEVEVIEIISPNNNGSSILISDIQINKTQEELILKIVSNSFEIHQDEVEKFATENGVFKNQLIDSINEACEIRLDGEALIEEEDEKYIIEESYYKEIAI, translated from the coding sequence ATGAAACTAAGCTGGAAGGAAACAAAAAGAGCAATAATTTTACTTATTATCGCAATTTCTTTAATCTCTTTCTCTGCATTTTCACAGAATTCCTATGTCGCTACTTCAGACTTGAATCTAAGAGCAGGTGCGGGTACTAGTTATGCCCCTTTGGCTGTGATCTTAAAAGGGGATACAGTAATAATGCTAGGAGATACGAGTAGGTATTGGGTTAAAATTCAGTATCAGGATAAAATTGGGTATTCATCAAAAGAGTATTTACAAAAGGTGCAACTTAAGGAGGATCTAGGTCAAGATATTGTTTTAGAACAATCTGAAAGTAATAGCTTCTCAGCAATTGTTATTACACTTGCAGTTTTAATCTTTATTGTATTAGTTTTAACTCAAATAGGTAAGGGGCACCGAAATATATCATTTGCAAAATTTCTCTCATTCTTTTTTGGAACATTTGGATTTCAGAAATATTATCTGGGGCAATCGAGTAATGGCACCCTTTCAATAATGTTCTGTTGGACATTTGTACCTACTATAGTTGGAATCATTGATTTTGTTAAATTGGCATCAATGAGTGAGGAGAACTTCAATATGAAATACAATGGAGTTATCTCAAATCCGAAAAAGTCAAAAAAAACACCTCCAAAAGCAGCAAAGAGTAAAGCCGCAAAGATTATTAACGTAGAGAAGAAGAAATCTCAGAATGAAGCTAAAGAATATGCTGTTTCATTATATAAAGAGGGATTATATATTGAAGAAATTTTGACAGAGTTAGTTAAAGCAGGATATAAAATGCCTAATGGTGATGAGATTATAAATTTTAGTCAGGTAAAATTTCTCGTACGTCGCATACTTCCGAATGCGACCTTTGAAGCCAAGCCTAAAGAATTGGATAAAACGAGTAAAAAAAATTCAAAAACTTCTGTAGAAAAAACGTATCGAAAAATAGAATCAGCAGCTAAAAAGAATCATTCGTCATCGAGTTCAACAAAAGAGGTAAGTGTAACACAAAATATAGATTCTGATCTTAGAAGGTTAGCAGAAAAAGAATATCCTGACAGTATTGCAATGCAGGAGTTTACTTATAAAAGACAAGTTGAAGCAAAGCTTTTTCTGGAAAAAGTTACCGATGAAGAGATTAAAGAATTTGTGAAAAATGAAAATCCCAATGATTATTCCGTTCAAAAGTATAACTATGAACAGCAAATAGAGGCGAAAGCTTTTATGGCAAAAGCATCGGATGAAGAAGTAAAACAATTTGTGCTAAATGAGAATCCAAAAGATTATGCCTTACAACGCTATAACTATGAGCAACAAATAGGAGCAAAAGCTTTTATGGCAAAAGTATCGGACAAAGAAGCGAAAGAATATGCCTTAAGAGCAAATCCTTCAGATTATTCACTGCAAAAGTATAACTATGAACAGCAAGTAGATGCAAAAGCTTTTATGGCAAAAGCATCAGATAAAGAAATTAAAGAACATGTTGAGACGGAATACCCCAAAGACTATGAGATGCAAAAATACTTGTATGAAGAACAAATTGTTCTACCTCCGCGAGAGAGGCAAACTGTTAATCGATCTAATGAAGAAATAATAGATGTAAATTCAGAAGAGTTCGATTTAAATATCGAGCACGCAATGCAATCGCCCGGCAACACCTTGGAACCTCCTTATTGGGGTCATACATATGTTTATTCATACGATGAATTAAATTATGCATCAAAGGCGCAAAAGGAATTCTATCATTTTTTTCGGGAAAAGGTTCTTAATGGAGAATTTGTCGATATTAAAGGGTATACCAACTATGCATTCATTTTATATTTTGATGTTCTGAATGAATATGATAAGCACCATGACATAAAGTTGCTTGAAGAACAGTTTAAACTTATTGGAGAAATTTGTCCGAAAACAAAGAGGTACTCTTTGATGTCATTGCAAGATTTGTTGAGAAAAAGAACCGATTCATATTCAGTAGATAAATTAGATAATCTTCAAGATCCAAGTTATCAGTTTGAACATGGTTATTCAGATTACGACCCAGATGCGTATAAATTAGGAAAGCAATACAAAGAAAAATTAGGATTAAACAAGCAAGAGGTTGCATGGCTAAACAAATTTTGGAATCCCGCGAATGTTTTCATTTCAATTGAAGGGTGTTGCATCGCGACCATAAAACAATATCTTTTGGTGATTAGGAATTTAAATCGAGTGCTCAAGCCGAAAGATACTTCTATCGCTAAGGAAACCAATTATTTTAAAGAAAAATTATTCGATAATAAGGAAATAGCAGATTCGTATTGGGGATACTATGATAATTCCTACATGAAACAAAAAGTAGAGTCTGAAATCTATTTAGCAATCTTTAAACGAGTAGAAAACTCTGTAAGGGAATTTTATGGACATAAACGCAAGGTTGGGAGCAATCCTTACTATGAATTTGAAGGAGAGTTTGAAAGCCGCATCGGTATATATGTTGACGAGTTAGTTGTCAAATACCAAGGAGAGATTATTCTACCAGATATTGAAACACAAATTGAGTTAAATTCTCAAAATGTAAATAGATGGAAGAATGAATTTAATGAACTTAAAAATTCATATCAAAATACTAATAAAAGCAAATTTATAGATGGTATATTAACACTTGAAGAAACAAATCAGAAGAATCCGAATATTGAAAACATTTTTTTTGAAGCCTCAAAATTTATTTCGAAATACGATAAAGTTCAATCTCTTAGGTACTATGCTAAATATATTTACTATGATTTGAAATCTAAAAAGATTGACAACAAACAACTAACAAAGACAGTACAAAAATCTCTATTTAAATCGGAAGAACAAATCGACACTTTTAAAAGAATCATTTCTGAGTTGGTCAATACTTCTGATATCAAAAAAGCACTTACCGAGATTGATAATATATATATTCCTAAAAGGAAGAAAATTAAACTTGATAAAACTGAGATCGAGGAAGTTGAGCAAAAGCATGATGGGACGGTTAAGCTTTTAAATGAATATCTTGATGATGGGGCGGATGAATTGGAATCTGAAAATGGAGAGGTCGAAGTAATTGAAATAATTTCTCCAAATAATAATGGCAGTTCGATTTTGATCTCAGATATTCAGATTAATAAGACACAGGAAGAATTAATTCTGAAAATTGTTTCGAATTCATTTGAAATTCATCAAGATGAAGTTGAAAAATTTGCTACGGAAAATGGTGTCTTTAAAAATCAGCTAATTGACAGCATAAATGAAGCATGTGAAATTCGATTAGATGGAGAAGCGCTGATAGAAGAAGAAGATGAAAAATATATTATAGAAGAATCATATTATAAAGAAATAGCAATCTAA
- a CDS encoding ATP-binding protein, translated as MALRIKAKEATAIINSLSGGVVPRIGVQHITVGRKLEIEAFTSALDDVKNGHSMVKFWIGDFGSGKSFMLHLLNTVATKQKFVVANADFTPDNRLYSNDGKAVALYSAIMDNVAIQTKPEGGALPTLLDKWIEQIVAKTAQINNIPVTEIRDERYFNLIQENIMQTVNEVTETGGFDFGVVVIKYYEGYIKNDEYLRRSALKWLKGEYRTKTEARQDLGVREIVNDLNYYDMLKNFCRLFVSMGYSGFMINLDEAINLYKISTANMRAKNYEKILTIFNDCFQGKVSNLFINFAGTKDFLENERRGLFSYDALKTRLETNKFETLQYRDLAQPVIKLVPLNHNEIFVLLKKLKEIFDINFGVNISITDDDVQMYMEEMFNKPGAEEFLTPREVIRDFLNILSILRQNPDADKTSLISDITISDERPEENILDSIEEL; from the coding sequence ATGGCGTTAAGAATAAAAGCAAAAGAAGCAACAGCTATCATAAATTCGCTATCTGGTGGTGTTGTGCCTCGAATTGGTGTTCAACATATTACCGTAGGTAGGAAATTGGAGATTGAAGCATTTACCTCGGCATTAGATGATGTAAAAAATGGTCATAGTATGGTAAAGTTCTGGATTGGAGATTTTGGTTCAGGGAAATCCTTTATGCTTCATTTATTGAATACAGTTGCTACCAAACAAAAGTTTGTTGTTGCAAATGCCGATTTTACTCCTGACAATAGGCTTTATTCAAACGATGGTAAAGCAGTTGCTCTATACAGTGCAATAATGGATAATGTCGCAATTCAAACCAAACCAGAAGGAGGAGCATTACCAACATTGCTCGACAAATGGATTGAACAAATTGTTGCTAAAACTGCACAAATCAACAATATCCCAGTTACTGAAATCCGCGATGAACGCTACTTCAACCTTATTCAGGAAAATATAATGCAAACCGTTAATGAAGTTACCGAAACAGGTGGGTTTGATTTCGGAGTAGTTGTAATTAAGTATTATGAAGGTTATATAAAAAATGACGAGTACCTTAGACGAAGTGCTTTAAAATGGTTAAAAGGAGAATATCGTACAAAAACAGAAGCAAGGCAAGACTTAGGCGTACGTGAGATAGTTAATGATTTGAACTATTATGATATGCTCAAAAACTTCTGTCGCCTTTTCGTAAGTATGGGCTATAGTGGTTTTATGATAAACCTTGATGAAGCGATTAACCTTTACAAGATTTCTACCGCCAACATGCGAGCGAAGAACTATGAAAAAATACTTACCATTTTTAATGATTGTTTTCAAGGAAAAGTGTCGAATCTATTTATCAATTTTGCAGGAACTAAAGACTTTTTAGAGAATGAAAGACGTGGATTGTTTAGTTATGATGCCTTGAAAACACGTTTAGAAACTAACAAATTTGAAACGTTACAATATCGTGATTTAGCACAACCAGTAATTAAGCTTGTTCCATTAAATCACAATGAGATTTTTGTTTTACTTAAAAAACTCAAAGAAATCTTTGATATAAATTTTGGAGTTAATATCAGTATCACAGATGATGATGTTCAAATGTATATGGAGGAAATGTTTAATAAACCTGGTGCAGAGGAGTTCCTTACACCAAGGGAGGTCATACGTGATTTCTTAAACATATTGAGCATATTAAGACAAAATCCTGATGCGGATAAAACCTCTTTAATTTCAGATATAACTATATCGGATGAACGGCCTGAAGAGAATATTCTTGATTCAATTGAAGAATTGTAA